From the Mya arenaria isolate MELC-2E11 chromosome 17, ASM2691426v1 genome, the window TACCTAGCCCACGTATATCCCTTTGCTCtacataaatattcatacaaataGTTGCAGCTGAAAGTTGATGCGGAATACGGAAATGAAGCtgaatatttcatacatttgtttggtgtttggttCATTGAGATTTTCGGTTAAGGGACAAGATGACTGGTCACTCCCAGATACACCCCAGGAGCAGGTACGTAgtcatattatttttgaaaattaagatGATGTGCTATTTAGTGATTTAGGTGTGGCAGAGGTGTTGAAACTCTGATGTTAATGTAAACTaacttaatataatattttaaatgaaccaaatatatataaatgctgaGTTGCCTTTCCAGAATGTTCATGTCTTCAGTTGAGAACACCCccaaaaagaagaaataatcGTGATTTTTTGGAATAAATTAATATGGAACAAATTAATTACTGAACAAAATGATACTTTTTCATACAAGGCATCCTAAATCGTGCTTGGGAAGGCAGTTtccactagcggatccaggagGGAGGGGGCGCCCCTCCCCCTCCTAAAATCGtctaattttactttttaattcaatatagaagaaaaagagtaataaaatacgcccaaaatgcaccatttcggacaataaattgttataattttcGTGAGAGGAGTACCCCCACTGACAACACTTTAAACGCAATAGATTTCAGTTTTGCGGGGGTGGGTGGGgggcatgtcaaaaggttgcgccccctAATTGGCGCCCCTTCTAACGCCAAATCCTGGATGCGCCCCTggtttcatatcaatatttatattttgatttattttgttgtaaaacaatGGTCAAATCTATCTTTGTTCATGTTGTGATAAATAAAGTgataatttgtattcaaaatgaTCAATGACTACGTCAGATTTTGAGAAAGATTTGAAAGAAAACTTTTGATAATTTTGGATTCGACAGACTTTTTTCCCATTGGTAATGTGCAATAATTTACGCTTCTAAATATTGCATTTCTGTTCTTGTTATAGTTTTTTATGGTGAAAGAAAGTAATAGTTAAAAGACTTatagtaaaatcttaatgattaagaacaGCTGGGGTGAGCGTAGCCAAAGAGGTTTCCTTTATCGTTAAGATCATCTAAGTGGCATAGAATACAGTCTCATTATCAACGCAAAACTCTGACACAGGGAGTAATTATCGGATAAGTTACAGTAGGCGGACTTTCAAACACCCGCGAAagatgaaattcttaatgattaagcctagttcTATCTGCAACACCATTGGCTGAAAAAGAAGGttgtattgtaatatattttcgaAGAAAGAATAATTcaaagtatatttataaaatagtaaCGGAATACATTAAAAGTAGGTATTTTCTACTTAATAATCGACTGCTTGAAGTGAagaggttctaagtgacataaAATTAGGAAGTAGATAGAACATTTTCGCTCTAACCCCTTGCTATGAAAAACGAACCTTTTCCTAAAAACgtgttttatcaatgattaAAAACTCGAACACTGACTACTTCCAACATAACTTAAAGAGCTCTTTCACAATTCAATTATAACTTAAAGCTGCATAGGGCATTAATCCATACTAAAATAAGCAAGACTGTCGTATGAATGTATGTAAGGCATTAATCCATACTAAATAAAGCGAATCTGTCGTATGAATGTATGTAAGGCATTAATCCATACTAAATAAAGCGAGACTGTCGTATGAATGTATGTAGGGCATTAATCCATACTAAATATAGCGAATCTGTCGTATGAATGTATGTAGGGCATTAATCCATACTAAATAAGCGAGACTGTCGTATGAATGTATGTAAGGCATTAATCCATACTAAATAAAGCGAATCTGTCGTATGAATGTATGTAGGGCATTTATCGATACTAAATAAAGCGAATCTGTCGTATGAATGTAGTGTAGGGCattaataatactaaataaCCGAATCTGTCGTATGAATGTATTTACGGCGTTAATCCATACTAAATATAGCGAGACTGTCGTATGAATGCATGAAGGCATTAATCCATACTAAATATAGCGAATCTGTCGTATGAATGTATGTAGGGCATTAATCCatactaaatacatgtatagcGAGTCTGTCGTATGAATGCATGTAAGGCATTAATCCACTAAAATAGCGAGACTGTCGTATGATGTATGTAGGGCATTAACATACTAAATATAGCGAGACTGTCGTATGAATGTATGTAGGGATTAATCCATACTAAATATAGCGAGACTGTCGTATGAATGTATGTAGGGCATTAATCCATACTAAATATAGCGAGACGGTCGTATGAATGTATGTACGGCGTTAATCCATACTAAATATAGCGAGACTGTCGTATGAATGCATGTAAGGCATTAATCCATACTAAATAAAGCGAGACTGTCGTATGAATGTATGTAGGGCATTAATCCATACTAAATAAAGCGAGACTGTCGTATGAATGTATGTAGGGCATTATCCATACTAAATATGCGAATCTGTCGTATGAAGTGATGTAGGGCATTAATCCATACTAATAAAGCGAGACTGTCGTATGAATGTATGTAGGGCATTATCCATACTAAATATAGCGAGACTGTCGTATGAATGTATGTAGGGCATTAATCCATACTAAATATAGCGAATCTGTCGTATGAATGCATGTAAGGCATTAATCCATACTAATAAAGAGAACTGTCGTATGAATGTATGTAGGGCTATAATCCATACTAAATATACCGAATCTGTCGTATGAATGTAGTAGGAAATAATCCATACTAAATATAGCGAATGTCGTATGAATGTATGTAAGGCATTAATCCATACTAAATATAGCGAGACTGTCGTATGAATGTATGTAGGCATTTATCCATACTAGATACATGTATAGCGAATCTGTCGTATGAATGTATGTACGGCATTTATCCATACTAATATAGCGAGTCTGTCGTATGAATGTATGAAAGCATTAATTTATACTTAATATAGCGATCTGTCATATGAATGTATGTAAGGCATTAATCCatactaaatacatgtatagcCAGTCTGTCTACATGAATGTATGAAGGCATTAATCCATACTAAGTACATGTATGCCTTCTGTCACATGAATGTATGAAGGCATTAATCCATACTAGGTACATGTTACCAGTCTGTCACATGAATGTATGAAGGCATTAATCCATACTAAGTACATGTATAGCCAGTCTGTCACATGAATGTATGAAGGCATTAATCCATACTAAGTACATGATAGCCAGTCTGTCACATGAATGTATGAAGGCATTAATCCATATACTAAATATAGCGAGACTGTCTATGAATGTATGTAAGGCATTTATCCatctaaatacatgtatagcGAGTCTGTCGTATGAATTTATGTAAGGCATTTATCCATACCATACTAGATATAGCGAGTCTGTCGTATGAAATTATGTAAGGCATTTATCCATACCATACTAGATATAGCGAGTCTGTCGTTTGAATTTATGTAAGGCATTTATCCATACCAAACTAGATATAGCGAGTATGTCGTATGAATTTATGTAAGCATTTATCCATACCATACCAGATATAGCGAGTCTTCGTATGAATTTATGTAAGGCATTTATCCATACCATACTAGATATAGCGAGTTCGTCGTTGAATTTATGCAAGGCATTTATCCATACCATACTAGATATAGCGAGTCTGTCGTATGAATGTATGTAAGGCATTTATCCATCTAATATAGCGAGTCTGTCGTATGAATGTATGTAAGGCATTTATCCATACCATACTAGAAATGCGAGTCTGTCGTATGAATGTATGTAAGGCATTTATTCATTCTAGAAATAGCGAGTCTGTCGTATGAATGTATGTTAGCATTTATTCATTCTAGAAATAGCGAGTCTGTCGAATGAATGTATGTAAGGCAAACATATGTAATGGAACTAGCAAATATATCCTATGCATGTTTTTGGTAACTCAATGTTTAATGGTTTAGGCATTTAATcacaacatttattaatactATGTATATGtgttagaaatatataaatattcattgttaAAGTCTTTATCTAAGTTATGAATGTTTGTCTGAATGAGGCATACTAGTAATTCAATAACGAATATAGTGTTTTAGTTGTAATGAATTAATCGCAAAACCATAACTCTCTGTGATGGAATCACGTTTCTACATAAAGTGTATGCATGTGTGTGCAATGCATGACGGATGATAATATATATGATGCCGCAACGAAGGAAGTGATTGTTTGGCGATGGTTAGCCATAAAAGATTCATTCAGACAATAAAACAGTCATATTAGTGATTCAAAGTAGTAGTATGCCAAAAAGACACATGCTGCGCTAGCGTCGCACGTTATAAATGATTACCAAACTGTAATGCTAACGCTAAGTTTAAAGAGAGTACATGTAGGTCCTACCTGCATACTGCCCGTATCTGGAGCTCCACCACCCCTGGTCGCCGCTTCTTCTGCTATTACGGCGCAGGAAACTGAAGAGGGCGTGGTCCCGTGACTTTTCAATGTCACACTGTAAACACAACACAACATGCGTGCAGAACACAACAGTGCAGAAAACAGCATTAGAAAACGTGCTAGTAATGTGGACATCATCCAAACAATCAAACAACATGCATGTGTTGAGCACCTGACACAAACGGGGGGGGANNNNNNNNNNNNNNNNNNNNNNNNNTGCCAGCATTTGTTTGCTCGCTAGCGCAATAGTTTTGTTCAGTACAACAGTGTTggggtttaaagctgcactctcacagattgtcaggtttgacactttttatttttttggtctcGGAATCCGGCTGATTtgggcatcaatgccttcaattcagtcatatcagataattcacaatagaataAATCTCAAATTTTTGGTAAAACTGCCTAAaagattattttcttaaaatgttagtaacgcttttagccagaaaacatcaattttcggacttaaatgtgataaattgcgatctgatctttggtaagcagtcttatatcacatattcccagacatttacgcaataAATGGCTCActgaaagacaaaaaataaatgttgtcaaaacgatcaatctgtgcgAGTCATACATTCATACGACAGATTCGCTATATTTAGTATGGATTAATGCCCTACATACATTCATACGACAGTCTCGCTATATTTAGTATGGATTAATGCCCTACATACATTCATACGACAGTCTCGCTATATTTAGTATGGATTAATGCCCTACATACATTCATATACAGACTCgctatacatgtatttagtatGGATTAATGCCGTACATACTACATTCATACGACAGACTCGCTATATTTAGTATGGATTAATGCCGTACATGCATTCATACGACAGACTCgctatacatgtatttagtatGGATTAATGCCTAACATGCATTCATACGACAGACTCGCTATATTTAGTATTGATTAACGCCGTACATGCATTCATACGACAGTCTCGCTATATTTAGTATGGATTAATGCCTTATGCATGCATAATGCCTTTCTTACATCCATATGACAGTCTCGCTATAACGAGTATGGATAACGTTATATCCATTATGGAGTTATGCCTTAAATACGCATGCATACGATAGATACGCTATATCCATTATGGAGGTCTCCACGGCTATGTGAATAGTTCGTACTCGCAAGATGACGACGAAATTACTGTTCCTGATTCCGACACATCAAGCATTTACATTGTGTCAGATCACTTCCAGGTATTATAGTACTGGGTCAGGTTCCTTCGTAATCGTCAATGGTGATTGGTAAACATGGAGGTGTTCTGGGTGTGAAATCATGCGTTAAGGTGTCGGTTCATTATGTCATATTTGTTTCACGataaaaacacatgtattgttttaatttgtatgcGATCTTGTTTTTCATGGAAAAGGAAGACTATAAATCAGTCTTTTCTTCTGTGATCTGAATACTCCTCTTACATTCGGTTAATTACTCatttattaaagataatataGGGGAGTCAACTACCAATCGTGTCATCATCTGCCAATGTTTCATCAACTCCCAGTCGTTTCATCAACTCCCAATCGTGTCATCATCTGCCAATGTTTAATCAACTCCCAATCGTTTCATCAACTCCCAATCGTGTCATCATCTGCCAATGTTTAATCAACTCCCAATCGTTTCATCAACTCCCAATCGTGTCATCAACACCCAATCGTTTCATCAACTCCCAATAATTTCTTCAACTCCCAATCAGTTCATCAACTCCCAATCAGTTCATCAACTCCCAATCATTTCTTCAACTCCCAATCATTTCTTCAACTCCCAATCAGTTCATCAACTCCCAATCGTGTAATCAACAGTGGTTCAATGCATTTGTGTTGTTCttgattatttataaattgactCTTAATATGGgtatattttctcttttttaatatCGTATGTgcgtttataaatttaaaagtgCTTTTATACACGAAACGACATTCTACTAAATACAAGGTTTTCCAAAATGtgagttttttttagttttttactATGTCACAGTTCTCAGAGAGTATCCAGTtaagaataaattataataGTTGTATGTGCATTTGGTGTTTAGCAGAAGCAATGGTTTGCAATCTCTGTCAAGTTACTTTAGTTGGTGTAGGTAGCTAGTTTGATATCATTTtggtttcaatatatataatcaCATTATAACAATCTTTGAACCTTATAGTATTCAAATTTGTtaacctttaaaagaaatatattaaaataaaacacgtCATTTCTGAACTGAATTAagattgttcttttttttgttttcagtttgaTATACAATATGTTGTAACATAAATTACAAATTCAGTTTATTTATGAAgcatataattttctttttccagTCTCTAGACAGACGTGATTTCTCACAAGGACTGCGCCCCGAGCATGCTGGCCTCGGTATTGTCCGACCCCCTTCAGAGACGGGTCGCCAGACCCCTTCCCTCCCTCCAACCCCTGTTAGCCCCAGGTCTCCTATCCTCAACCATCGGAGCCCCTTTGAATCCCCGTCGACCTCCCCTGGTCCCTTTCGGAGGTCAACCTCACCTCGCCGTAGTATGATGGACGTTGGGTTTGCTTCTGCCGTGGCCAACATTTGCGAGCAGGCTCATGAAATTGCCGAGCATGAAAGACGTAAACATAAAGGTTTGCATCCATTGATAATCCAGCTGAAATGCTTTATACAGACATTAAAGTTGTTCCCTTGACCATAAACATGAAGGCCAATTAAAttcttatatttctttttatttggcTTTCCGTCCTTTCGGATGTAAAGTGGTTCTTAAAATCATGAACTTGTTGAGTATTGCATAGTTTGCCTCTGTCCACCGTATTTGAATAACCATGACGCGAATGACAGCCTCACTCCTACTGGTCGCTTTACGGAGGGAAGTTGTTTAAAAGAGGTGGTCAAATTAATCAATTGGATTATACCACCATGTGCTAGTATTTATTGACGAACTATGATTCCTTTAATTGGTAAATTCAATGATCGAAAGACAATCATCGTCGCGTTAATTACCTTGCATggacaaacattttgtttcgacaTGTTGCTGCCTCAGGAGACAATTCCAATAGCATGttatctgtttttaaatgaatactttttttatttctttagcAACTGTTCGACACGAAGACAGCTCCAGCATTCCGAATTCACCACAGCTGAGGAGCAGACCGCGAGTGAAACGGCCCCCGTTGATTCCCCAACATCACGTAATGGGCTCTCCCCTACCTAGCCCACAGCCCCGGAAGCGCTCCGAAATGTATAGATCCACCTCCTTAGAAACCAGGTCACGATCCCCGTCCCCCAATCCCACCCCTTCATCCACTCCAATGAACGAGTACTACGGTGGATCAAATCTGACGGACCGGTCACGAAGCCCTAGCCCAGTGGCCAGTCCGGTTAATACTCCACCAAAGAGATCAACCAGGAAGCTACCAATGCCTCCCGTTCAAGTAACTAAGCCTTCTTCGCTGAACCTTGCTCAACCTAAGCTCAAAGAGAATATGCCGCGTGTAATGCCTTCTCCAACGGTTCCCCAGCCATCCAAAAGTCCGGGGAGCATTAACTTTCCGCGACTTAATACCTCGCCAACACATAAACCTAAACTGAACATTGCACCCGTGCCACAAAATGTTCCTCCGCCAGGTAAATTAGGCCGCCCTGAGCCGTATAGTCCAACTGAgagaaacaatttaaataaaatcagtGATCCGCGCGATAGACCCGGTCAAACTAGGTCACTCCCGGGAAACTATAGTAGAAGACCAAATGTGCCACCTAGTGATCAAATGAATAATTCTTCAAGACATTCCCCGGATTTAAATCGTGCGCGAAATCACGAAAGAACTAGACACCATGCACATAGGAATATTGACGAATCAAATATAGGACACACGCCTAGTAGGAGTTTTGACGAATCAAATAGGCTGGTGGGTGGGGGTTCAGTGACAAGGGGGCGTGGCGATAGGTCGCATGGGCGGTCGCAAGAAAATCTTCATATGAACCCCATGCATCCTGAAAATGGAGGCCACGGCCCTAGATCACCGCGCAACTCCGTTGATGTTCCAAACGGTTACAACAAGCGGAGGAGGAGGTCGGAGAAGATGGAGTTACGCAGTGATAGCAATGCGCCATTGACAAATAATGACTCGGACGAGGACGATGATGACTGGTGTTAATGTATGCTTTAATGTTTTGCTAATACATAGTCTTCAATcagtattttgtttacatatattgaCAATAATGTAGTTCAGTCGAcgtttacatttaataattagAGTGTatatagtgtttatttcaatgattacgGATCTAAGTTAGGATTAACATAACTCTTATTACTCTGTCATTAAATAACTACACTGTGATTAAGTGAGATCGATTCctatttatacttatatatgtatgtgtatgctaaagcaaatatgtgttttatctAATTACCCTAACCAGTACATATAAGCTGGAAAATATGTTCAGAAATCAGAATATACCAGTTCCTTTGCCTTCCAAAATTTCGTGAGGCTGGTCTTACTGGTTTTACAATAGTTTGTggtatttgtttaaactaaaaatagagACTATGTAATTGCGGCTTCTAGTTTAATTCTCTTCAAATGACTCTGAAAGCTTATTAAAATGTGCAATATCGaagaatatataaacaaacatgtgtACTGTTACTAGTAAGCCGATGTGTGGTATAAATGAACATTGcagcaaatctaaaataaaacaaatgacacTTTCACACTGCATTTCAAAAGTGTAACAAACCAGTACTAccattgttcatgttttgtacaatattaGATTATATACAGCTCTGTTATTTTATTCGTTAAAATTTGGTTAACTGTTCTGTACATTTgcagtttattattattgattgtTGCTGTTAATTGTTTTACTTCATTATTATAACTGTAGAATATGTTTTATCGTATGGTAGAAGACAATTCCTTAGATTTAGATTCACAAAAAAACTATTCCAGTCTCATGATGCTCAATACAAAATTGACTGTTATGTAaactgtgtacatgtatacgTTATGGCAAAAAAGGTAATAAAGAGTACGGACGCTACTAGTACAGGCAAGCGCCAACTAATGTCTGAATTGTACGTCATCAAGGTTTGTGTGTTATGAACGCACTTCGCAAAAACTACTTTCTAAATGGTATGTCATCAAGGTATGTGTGTTATGAACGCACATATAAACATGCACGCGCCAACTACTTTCTGAATGCTACATCATcaatgtatgtgtgttataaacTCTGTCCAGGTGAATGGTAATGAGATCCTCGTTCACGTTGAATGgtaataatattcataaaatcatGAGAAAACGGTTAACAAAAAGCTGGTAAAACTATCACTTTCTTGAGTAGCGACAAGAACAAGTAATGTAACAAAACCTTTCTACTGCCATCAAGGGTACCTGTGAGTTTGATGATCAAAGATACCCATTGCTCTATCGGAGTAATGGCCCTTCCCTTTCATGTTAATTAttccaaaatgtttttgaacacTTTATTGCTGATCCATTTACGCACGTCTTTAAATCCATAATCTGAAACTGTTGCCCTTTCTCGGTATTTTCAAAGTATAAGCTGTGCGTTGTATAATTTGTACTTTAGCAATACTCGGTAAGTCTTTACTATTGTTCATTTGCATTTCACATGTATTAACTTAGGAATCTACCAAGAGGTTGTGTATGTACATTCCTTGCAATTATTCTATTTCAATGGATTAaatgaactacatgtataacagttttgGTGAACTATTAGTTTCATACATTGACAGAAGTTTAAATTCTTAGCCAGACTTTATCAAGGCATTATAACTGGTGATATGACAAAGGGTTTCATGTCTGTAATAAGTATTTTCGTCATTATTTTACtgctgtttaaaaaatactaaataattgGTCCTTTTTGTTAcgaaaaaacaatatcattggtgtatataaacatgttatttatgtgtgtgaTTTTCTACAAGATATTTAAGTGTTTCACTTCATGTAAGAGATGATATCCCAAcatatgttgtatttttcttttaagttCATTGGTAACTCTAAATATAGCGAACATGCTAGTGTatatatttgaagtattttcAAATTTCAGCTCTGTAAAATTTGTACTAATGTGTGTGCTTTGATATCACGAATGTGGAATTTGTGATCGAATGTATGagttttatgcatatatatctTTATGTACAAAAGAGCGAATTTGAAGGAACCATGCATTTTCCATTTCAGTCAACTaatatgttgtgttttacatttatattctaTCGGGATCACataattgtatgtgtttattaGAACGACTTTTCATGTGACAGAAAtacaaaatttcaataaaaaatagcGTTTGAACTCATATAACTATTCATACATTTCCAATacaaataagtatattttcaaacatctaCTAGCATTTTCAAAAGAAAGAATTGTTTCATTCGACTCGCGTTTTCAAACATAAGtctgcatttttaaaagaacatagttacattttcgataaaaaaaacatttgtattttcaaaCCAAATAGtgatgctgttgttttttttcactaaaaACTAATggcattttcaaagaaaactataaCTCTTTATTTAAAAGTGTGTTTGTGTAACATATTTTCCTTGTCAATAAGGACTTACTTAATTTTCCTTGATAAGTcgttttaataaacatatacataataacatTGGCACAAGATTTTTACATAGTATCGTGTGTAAGTGAATAATATCACTATGTAAGTCCTGAACACGTATTGGAGTGTTACCTATTATTTGACAGTGTTAAATGcgttataattgtttatgtgTACAATGACAAAGCTCCATATAATGTTCACATATTGGCTGTTATGTACTATAATCAATTGTAAAGGGTCAATAtgaatcaaaaataatataataggTCAGTTCTCCAATATGAGTTAACATATTAACTGTGATTTTGTTATTCTATTTTAATTGTCATTCATTTTTACGCtaattatatatacttatttcatttttatcaaaatatttataaatttgcttcaatgatcaataaaaaaataaataatcatgttgtttcttttaatttccTTCTGCTGTTGTTACaagaacaaaatattcaaatatctatgataacaaatgtttaacttgatatttcatttaaacatatttatttccaatctcctacgcagtgatctcccctgacaagcAGACTAGATCTCTTCCACCATGAGCGAGCGTAGCTGGAGTTCATGTATAGAAACTCATTCGGAACACGTCAGCTCAAGactgataatttgtgcatagaaagcatgtttacaatgtattgtttaaagaaaacgcataaaaaatgcttttgaatagaaaacaattttgagCTGCTAGATCgactttttatgaaaatgcttATAATCGCTATAGGATTAATTTAGCATCGTTTGAAAAGAAAACGCATTAAACAagtttgaaatagaaaacaatatagAACACCAAGCTGCTAGTCCGCCAGCcagctaacttcacgccgctaagcCGCTGGACTGCTTGATTAGCTTTTTGggaaaatgttgataatcgcttcagtatgttaatttatgaataaaacatattattctagcattgtttgaaaaaaaacgcatgaaaatgctttgaaaaaaactatgttaTGCCGCTAGGCTGTCAGACCGCTAACTttatgccgctaggccgcttgatcgacttttggagagaaaaaaatgctaaagataatttgtgcataaaaaacattaatttatgctttgaaatagaaaacaattatagGCCTCccggccgcttacttcacgccgcaaggtcgctaggccgctaagcCGCTGGACAGCttaatcgattttttttttataaatgttcataatCGATGCAGGATGTTAAtctcaaatttaaaaaaaataatttaacatggTTTTCAGAGTACAATTCGGCCGCTAGGTCGTCAGGTAGCCAATTTGCTAACTTCACGGCAGTTggtcgctaggccgctaacttcacgccactTGGGcgctaggctgctaacttcacgccagTTGGTCGCTAACTTCACACcgcaaaatattttatatccaatgaaGTCCAACATTAAATACCAACCCAGGATTACagtctaaaattattttttgtcaatgaGTTTTGCTATTTGACCTTCGACAGTCAATTAGCCgtttaagtatgtatatatacaatgaaaactgcagggacaaaGTCGATAAGtctaaatttttaaaataatataaaaatataaatggacgtacaaaaaacatatatattaattatttaaggaataaattgcgggactgatgtcattatctggttatgaacgcaattgggctggtcaaagtgtgtggagtccgggG encodes:
- the LOC128222739 gene encoding probable voltage-dependent N-type calcium channel subunit alpha-1B (The sequence of the model RefSeq protein was modified relative to this genomic sequence to represent the inferred CDS: added 1236 bases not found in genome assembly), producing MVTGEAQDDTVGFNVGIFRLFRAARLVKLLRQGYTIRLLLWTFLQSFKALPYVCLLILMLFFIAAIIGMQIFGNIQLDSHTDINRHNNFRSFFMALMLLFRCATGENWQRIMLSCLGGRPCDPDSGLSNHECGLDLAYMYFTAFIFFCSFLMLNLFVAVIMDNFDYLTRDSSILGPHHLDEYTRVWAEYDPGATGRIQHTDMYEMLRNMEPPVGFGKKCPYRLAYRKLIRMNMPVADDGTVHFTTTLFALIRESLGIKTSITEQMDRKDEEMREVIQRLWPVQAKKLIDLLVPPKEELTEHKLAVGKIYVGLLIAENWKAYKSSQLNGQPLRMQEEREERPPSFFKRLMGVVRAPSARSSQSIDSDHSGDEDTHSVDIEKSRDHRSFSFLRRNSSKKRRPGGGGAPDTGSMQIRYIHYGGLHGYVNSSYSQDDDEITVPDSDTSSIYIVSDHFQSLDRRDFSQGLRPEHAGLGIVRPPSETGRQTPSLPPTPVSPRSPILNHRSPFESPSTSPGPFRRSTSPRRSMMDVGFASAVANICEQAHEIAEHERRKHKATVRHEDSSSIPNSPQLRSRPRVKRPPLIPQHHVMGSPLPSPQPRKRSEMYRSTSLETRSRSPSPNPTPSSTPMNEYYGGSNLTDRSRSPSPVASPVNTPPKRSTRKLPMPPVQVTKPSSLNLAQPKLKENMPRVMPSPTVPQPSKSPGSINFPRLNTSPTHKPKLNIAPVPQNVPPPGKLGRPEPYSPTERNNLNKISDPRDRPGQTRSLPGNYSRRPNVPPSDQMNNSSRHSPDLNRARNHERTRHHAHRNIDESNIGHTPSRSFDESNRLVGGGSVTRGRGDRSHGRSQENLHMNPMHPENGGHGPRSPRNSVDVPNGYNKRRRRSEKMELRSDSNAPLTNNDSDEDDDDWC